The Gossypium hirsutum isolate 1008001.06 chromosome A03, Gossypium_hirsutum_v2.1, whole genome shotgun sequence genome contains the following window.
CTCTCTCCCACCATCCCTCCCTCTACTCTAATTCTCTCTTTCTCTTCCTCTAAAAAATCATTAACTTTGTTGCTTTGGCCATCGGTAAGTGATCGAATTTATTAATTCAAATTCTCTTCTTAATTCCAGGGCCGAGGTTTCATAGCTCCTTTGCTAAAAACCCTAGTATAATTCCACTTTCTAGGAAATTTGGAGTAATTTCTCAATGAGGAATCATTATCTCTATGCTTTAAAAAATCCCAGATTTCGTGGAATTTTCAATGAATTATTtgctttgattttgattttcctATTCTACATCTGGGTTAATTTCTTAAGAAACCCTCAATTCACTAGTCGTCTCTGCTTATTAACTATGCGACTTAGGGACCTGGTTTCACTAATggtgttaggatcgtcccgaataagcaacgaacaagtaaaaatagtagaagaaattgagaagatgaacacacaaatttaacgtggaaaaacccctcaaaagaggataaaaaaccacgggcaaagataattttactataatggcaaaagaatgaagagtacaaaagatggagataaaaactaaaccccgaaaacccgaaaaacaaagaaccctcaaacgtaaacacaaaattctctgaatgtgttatgagttctaatctaatgggtgtctcttaattctaagattgtaaaggagcctatttataggctaaattagtaagtcaaataaactatactaataaatgctaaatatattatactaataaatactaaatcttctagaaagaaaatatatttttgtttaacttgacttgcaagcaatctcttagaatttgggtcacacaattctaacaatctccaccttgacacgaattctttcaatgccatctttgccaaaacccgccacgggcttatcttgaactatgcagggaattaactgagtcgaatctatgcttagaagctggaagacttctagccttcgacttgtgcactgccaaatcaaaactaacccgggtctgattttcacgaatacagtgccctaacttttcaaaacctgtatccaaaagagaacctctcttcaacgaaacggtcatacctttttccctcctatgaccaagttgcctccgcttcaaatgagttgactttgactccgtaacggacgagggacgtccgatttcaccggtcactgtagaaccttccagaatataaagattaCCGGTTcatttaccttttaacaaaatgagagctccacgagatactttaatgtcgctcgactcgatgttgattctgcatcctttcaagtctaaaatactcaaggagatgagattctttcgtaaatcaggtacatacctgacatatgagagtgtcctaatcgtctcatcgtgtatcctaattttaacagtaccaataccgattattttactagatgaatcgtttcccatgtgcacaactccaccttcaactgaactgtatgtggagaaccattctctattgggacacatgtggaaagaacatcctgaatctaggatccactcagacgtaagcttggagttatcgctcgttgacactaacaagaaatcatcaccaccttcatcgaccaaattagcaccagctacatcttcctcgttactcttagcagcttttttatttcgcagtttataacaatctgctttgacgtgacctaactttttacaatagcgacaccttttgtctcgtttctttgatgctaccaaaacggaagcttgcctatctgctttgctattcaaaccaaactcattgtcgagtttgtctctactcaacaaatgacccttcacatcttcgaacaagagtttgtctctgccataaatcagggtttccctgaaagacttgtatgaagagggtaaagagcataataacagcatagcttgatcttcatcgtcaatatgaacctcaacgttctttaaatcatttaaaagagtgatgaattgactgatgtgatctttaagaagctcaccttcgttcatgcgaaacgtaaatagacgttgtttcaacactaaacggttagccagagacttagtcgcataaagagtttctaaccttttccacaaggcgaatgaggtcttctccatcaatacctcctgcaatactgtattcgcgaggcacaactggattgcagacaaggccttttcatcaagctcttcccattctgtttgatttagattctcaggctttttccctgtaacaaccttttttaagccattttgaactagaattgccatcatccgaacttgccacagattgaaatttgtctcaccatcgaacttctcaatttcttctactatttttacttgttcgttgcttaatcgggacgaatagcaaatgacccttcacatcttcgaacaagagtttgtctctgccataaatcagggtttctctgaaagacttgtatgaagagggtaaagagcataataacaacatagcttgatcttcatcgtcaatatgaacctcaacgttctttaaatcatttaaaagagtgatgaattgactgatgtgatctttaagaagctcaccttcgttcatgcgaaacgtaaatagacgttgtttcaacactaaacggttagccagagacttagtcgcataaagagtttctaaccttttccacaaggcgaatgaggtcttcttcatcaatacctcctgcaatactgtatttgcgaggcacaactggattacagacaaggccttttcatcaagctcttcccattctgtttgatttagattctcaggctttttccctgtaacaacctttttcaagccattttgaactagaattgccatcatccgaacttgccacagattgaaatttgtctcaccatcaaacttctcaatttcaaaccttgttgctgccatctctgaacgggctgatctatgaaagttaaactagctctgataccacttgttaggatcgtcccgaataagcaacaaacaagtaaaaatagtagaagaaattgagaagatgaacacacaaatttaacgtggaaaaacccctcaaaagaggataaaaaaccacgggcaaagataattttactataatggcaaaagaatgaagagtacaaaagatggagataaaaactaaaccccgaaaacccgaaaaacaaagaaccctcaaacgtaaacacaaaattctttgaatgtgttatgagttctaatctaataggtgtctcttaattctaagattgtaaaggagcctatttataggctaaattagtaagtcaaataaactatactaataaatgctaaatatattatactaataaatactaaatcttctagaaagaaaatatatttttgtttaacttgacttgcaagcaatctcttagaatttgggtcacacaattctaacaaatGGGTATGATCATTTTAGTGTTATTTGTAGAAAAATTAGTGAACTTGATGCAAACTCATCAAATTTAACTGATAAGAATGCTTAAGAGAATGATTTGAGTGTAAGCTCGAGCAACCCTGCTTTGTGTTATGGATTGTTTGATCATAAGGATTTTGCTAATCCATGTGAGTTCTTAAAAGCTCATACCCAATATTCTTCAGATGGATTCTTTGATTACATTAAGTTTTTCTATTGTGGTTGCGAAGGATTTAGAATAGTAGGGTATGTGGTATTGGGTGTTTGGCTTGCTGCTTTGTTTTATCTGTTAGGCAGCACGGTAGCGAATTACTTTTGTTGTTCATTGGAGAAGCTTTCACATCTGCTTAGGTTGCCTCCAACTATTGTTAAGGTTTCACTCCTTCCACTAGGAAATGGGGCACCAGATGTGTTTTACAATATAACTGCATTTTTAGGGACAAATACAGGTGAAGTGGGTCTTAATAGTGTGTTGGGCAATGCAATTTTTGTTAATTGTATTGTTGTAAGGACTATCTCCATCTGTGTAGTAGAGAAGAGGATCCAGATTGATAAACGATACTTttttaaagaatcaaaataaaGGGGAGGTatgataggggaaaggaaaagaacCATAATAAAGGAAGAAGGTTAGCAAAAGGACGATGTGAGGGAGGGAAGGGAAACTATAAGAATAAAAGAAGGGATGGTAAGGAAAAGGGAGAGGGATGGAAGAGGGGGATAGAAAATGGAAgtctattttgttatttttcgaaagttgAATGACAAAATTGAAACttgagtgactgttttgttagtTCAAATTATAATAAAGGTTGAAAAAAAATATTGGAGCTAATGTAAATTTATTTATCATACTTATTACAGATTCCAAATGATAATTaaggaattaaaataaaacaactagGTTCACAATTTAAGTTTAGTATATgaactaataacataatttaaaatttatactttagCATAAACATTTTAAGTTTAACccctttattttataattttttcatgtttGCCCTGTATATTTTTGAGTCTCTCTATTTCTAGCACTTGGTGTCACTTGTGTgtgatagaaaaataattaattttcagatTTAGATTGATTTTAGGCTTATATCTTTATAGTTCGATCATTTACGAGTTTttgattttataactttttattttccaaaagttaaatattatttctGAAAATATATTACTTATAAAAGTAACAAGGGAATTGTAAACTCTAGATGGATCCCAATAAGCCCGGTTTACTTGagttagaagatatgattttggaTTCAAGACATGGGATATGTGATGCCAAAAAATGATGTTGGATATAAGACATGATATTCTAGTGTGTGTATTCAATGTTTCGTTCTTGATTTTTTGGAACAAAGAGAGCAATCTTTCGGGACAGAACATGCATAAATTTTAATTCCAAGAAAAGGAAGCCCCTATCTCTTCCCTCCGTACTTTCTGATATCCTGTGATTTCTCATCACTTCTCCGTTTCTTTCTCCTCAATTTGTCACACAAGAATGCTTTCTCCAGCTGCTCCACCCTTTGAGTCAAGGACTCAGCATCCGAGTTTGCATTTCGTTTCTCTCGGACAATGTCTCCATCATCCTCGTCATCTTCTCATTCTCCTCCATTATCCTCTCTAATATCTCATTCCTATTATTATCAGACTGCCCTATTCTATTTTCACCTTCTTCATCTCCTAACCAATTGCTTTGACTCTCATTCCCACTGCTTTCCAATATCTTCTCCGCATTACCTCCGACTGCAACAGTAAAACTTCCTTCCGATTCACTCAAATTAGCCACACATTCAGCATCCTCTGTTGCTTCCCACTCTAAAATTTGATTGCTTTTATCTGAAGAATCGATAATACCTTGATTTTGGTCAATTACTTCCGCATTTTTGCTGGAATCCACGAACTGGTTACCAGAAATAATGCCGTCAACCATCTCTTGTAACGCAATCGCCTTTTTAATAACGGATTTCCTGAAATCCCTAACACAAGAATCCACTCCTTTAACAGAATCCAATTTGAAAAGCAAGCTCATCAGATTCTCGTTCACTTTCAATCTCTGCTTTGGGTCATTCCGAATCAATTCCACAGTCTCTGTCTTGGAGACACTACGCTCGATGTCATTCATTTGCTCCCTTATTGCCATGATCTTCTTCACGTTTTTTCTTACCAGAAATCCTCGAAACACCTTCTGGATCTTGATTGCCGAGTCGGATCTGCCTCGCTCCGAACCGACGAATTGGACGGGGATGGATACAATCTTGGGTTTAAGAGACTGAGGCTGCGACGCCTCGGGCATTACCTGAACCGGGATCCCTCTAAAGCTTCTCCCATAGCGGGGGCGAAAC
Protein-coding sequences here:
- the LOC107887739 gene encoding BAG family molecular chaperone regulator 6; its protein translation is MDFPFAQNPFDASFRPRYGRSFRGIPVQVMPEASQPQSLKPKIVSIPVQFVGSERGRSDSAIKIQKVFRGFLVRKNVKKIMAIREQMNDIERSVSKTETVELIRNDPKQRLKVNENLMSLLFKLDSVKGVDSCVRDFRKSVIKKAIALQEMVDGIISGNQFVDSSKNAEVIDQNQGIIDSSDKSNQILEWEATEDAECVANLSESEGSFTVAVGGNAEKILESSGNESQSNWLGDEEGENRIGQSDNNRNEILERIMEENEKMTRMMETLSERNEMQTRMLSP